Proteins found in one Exiguobacterium sp. 9-2 genomic segment:
- a CDS encoding universal stress protein yields the protein MTRGKLKLYIGSAPGVGKTYKMLADARTLTLEGKDVVIGLIETHGRKETAEMVGQLEQVPLLEVVYKEKVFPEVNVDAIIARHPDIVLIDELAHTNAPGSERKKRYQDVAALLDAGINVYSAVNIQHFESLLFKVKEVTGVEVRERIPDPFLGEADEILLVDVTPQTLRERLEQGKIYKKEKIEQSLNSFFSLQNLASLRELSLRQVADEVDDQVYQSRLLIEKDPATLQERILVCIQLNDNARKLIYRGFRMASRLKAELYVLTILPAAENQLNAKQKEVLAMVRESGALFGAEVLIRIQGERSIAQAITAAAKHHRITQIVLGQSARTRWQEIRRGSIINEIMRHVRGIDIQIVADDMER from the coding sequence GGAAAGCTGAAGCTTTATATCGGCTCAGCTCCCGGTGTCGGAAAAACGTATAAGATGCTTGCCGATGCACGAACCTTGACGCTTGAAGGCAAGGATGTCGTCATCGGTCTGATCGAGACACACGGTCGAAAAGAGACGGCGGAGATGGTCGGACAGCTCGAACAAGTCCCGTTACTTGAAGTCGTCTATAAAGAGAAAGTGTTTCCTGAGGTGAACGTGGACGCGATCATTGCCCGTCACCCGGATATTGTCCTGATCGATGAACTGGCGCATACGAATGCTCCCGGATCAGAACGGAAAAAACGCTATCAAGATGTCGCGGCACTCCTTGACGCCGGGATCAACGTTTACTCGGCCGTCAACATCCAGCACTTCGAAAGCTTACTCTTTAAAGTCAAAGAAGTGACGGGTGTCGAGGTCCGGGAGCGAATCCCGGATCCATTTCTCGGAGAGGCCGATGAGATCTTACTCGTCGACGTGACGCCGCAAACGTTACGGGAGAGACTCGAGCAAGGGAAAATCTACAAGAAAGAAAAGATTGAACAGAGTCTGAATTCGTTTTTCTCGCTTCAGAATCTCGCGAGCTTACGGGAGTTATCGTTACGACAAGTCGCGGACGAAGTCGACGATCAAGTCTATCAATCACGTTTGTTGATTGAAAAAGACCCAGCGACGTTACAAGAACGGATTCTCGTCTGCATCCAGCTTAATGATAACGCGCGAAAGTTGATCTATCGCGGATTTCGCATGGCAAGTCGATTAAAGGCGGAACTGTATGTTCTGACGATTTTACCGGCAGCGGAAAATCAATTGAATGCGAAACAGAAGGAAGTGCTTGCGATGGTGCGGGAGAGTGGTGCCTTGTTCGGAGCAGAAGTGCTGATCCGGATTCAAGGCGAACGTTCGATTGCTCAAGCGATTACCGCCGCTGCCAAACATCATCGCATCACGCAAATCGTCCTCGGTCAATCCGCGCGGACCCGCTGGCAGGAAATCCGACGCGGATCGATCATCAATGAAATCATGCGTCATGTCCGCGGAATCGATATCCAAATCGTCGCCGATGACATGGAACGCTAG